A region from the Leishmania panamensis strain MHOM/PA/94/PSC-1 chromosome 20 sequence genome encodes:
- a CDS encoding kinesin, putative (TriTrypDB/GeneDB-style sysID: LpmP.20.1101~partially sequenced multicopy gene): MRNADSREDTPSPPRRTRQVVWNHRNVDAIPSDLTRTSAHVDPISSSGAVNATRTLRESKRYFGCIRVVVRCRPLQPDTEADHSAERVHINGDEVIVRDRMAPNEGRSYRFDRVLPAEADQVATFAEIAPLVEHVLDGLHATVFAYGQTGSGKTYTMDGLRSSGLNLQQRQAMVPHVDGTAVQQHGIMLRIIQLLFDRARERQRAVGVEDAESPDNAGTTDDGVAYTFRCSFYQIYNEKISDVHRGIGVSANANEAAAPLPFSSSTLAKLQMDARGKRGVDQGDLRVRWHKGDVFKVENLFICSCNSPDEMRGMLFSGIQQKVVSSHLINRQSSRSHCVFTIYVESRARPNGELLSQSELSLVDLAGSEKIGLLSHRPGAKLIKESIDINTSLLALGMVITALRGGAAEATSTLKRTNAGVVSHARGGAEQHTGGRHIPYRDSKLTMLLKHALGGNSLTTMIACISPSDRYVEETISTLTYAGRAKSIRNAPHVNEDATTLLMRKLRGEIAQLKT; encoded by the coding sequence ATGCGCAATGCCGACAGCCGAGAAGacacgccgtcaccgccgcgtAGGACGCGGCAGGTGGTATGGAATCACCGCAATGTGGATGCGATACCCAGTGATCTCACCAGAACCAGTGCGCACGTGGACCCCATATCGAGCAGCGGGGCCGTAAACGCGACCAGGACTTTGAGAGAAAGCAAGCGCTACTTTGGTTGCATCCGCGTTGTCGTGCGCTGTCGCCCGCTGCAGCCGGACACAGAAGCCGACCACTCAGCCGAGCGCGTTCATATCAATGGCGACGAGGTGATCGTGCGTGATAGGATGGCGCCAAACGAAGGCCGGTCCTACCGCTTCGATCGGGTCCTGCCTGCCGAAGCAGATCAGGTAGCCACCTTCGCGGAGATCGCTCCTCTCGTGGAGCACGTACTCGATGGGCTTCACGCCACCGTATTCGCCTATGGGCAaaccggcagcggcaagaccTACACCATGGATgggttgcgcagcagcggattgaatctgcagcagcgccaggcgATGGTACCTCATGTGGACGGGACAGCAGTTCAGCAGCACGGCATCATGCTTCGTATCATTCAGCTGCTCTTTGACCGTGCACGTGAACGGCAACGCGCGGTTGGCGTGGAGGACGCCGAATCGCCGGATAATGCCGGAACGACAGACGACGGGGTGGCGTACACGTTTCGCTGCAGCTTCTACCAGATCTACAATGAAAAGATTTCTGATGTGCACCGCGGCATCGGCGTCTCGGCAAACGCCaacgaggcagcggcgcctttGCCGTTCTCTTCGTCCACCCTGGCAAAGCTCCAGATGGATGCACGCGGCAAGAGGGGCGTCGATCAGGGCGACCTGCGTGTACGGTGGCACAAGGGCGACGTCTTCAAGGTGGAGAACCTGTTTATTTGCAGCTGTAACTCCCCGGATGAGATGCGTGGGATGCTCTTCAGCGGGATTCAGCAGAAGGTTGTGAGCAGTCACCTCATCAATCGCCAGTCCTCCCGCTCCCATTGTGTCTTTACCATCTACGTGGAAAGCCGCGCCCGCCCCAATGGTGAGCTGCTCAGTCAATCCGAGCTGTCACTTGTGGACCTAGCAGGCTCCGAAAAGATTGGTCTTCTCTCCCACCGCCCAGGCGCGAAGCTTATCAAGGAGTCCATCGACATCAATACGTCGCTGCTGGCTCTGGGAATGGTGATCACCGCGCtccgtggcggagctgcggaGGCGACTTCGACACTTAAAAGGACGAACGCCGGTGTGGTATCTCACGctcgcggcggtgcagagcagcacaccgGAGGCCGTCACATTCCTTATCGTGACAGCAAGCTGACAATGCTCCTCAAGCACGCTCTTGGTGGCAACTCTCTGACCACCATGATTGCCTGCATCAGTCCCTCGGACCGTTACGTGGAGGAAACGATCTCGACGCTTACGTACGCGGGTCGCGCGAAGAGCATTCGCAATGCGCCGCACGTGAACGAAGATGCGACGACGTTGCTAATGCGAAAGCTCCGAGGGGAGATTGCCCAGCTTAAAAC